The following coding sequences are from one Aeromicrobium duanguangcaii window:
- the secE gene encoding preprotein translocase subunit SecE, whose amino-acid sequence MSENHELAGTRAKRTSPLTFYRQVVAELRKVVWPTRPQVVNYFFVVLVFVLIMMAFVAALDFGFGKAMFQIFA is encoded by the coding sequence GTGAGCGAGAATCACGAACTGGCCGGGACGCGCGCCAAGCGCACGTCCCCGCTCACGTTCTACCGCCAGGTGGTCGCCGAGCTGCGCAAGGTGGTCTGGCCGACCCGCCCGCAGGTCGTCAACTACTTCTTCGTCGTGCTCGTCTTCGTGTTGATCATGATGGCGTTCGTCGCCGCGCTGGACTTCGGGTTCGGCAAGGCCATGTTCCAGATCTTCGCCTAA